The following is a genomic window from Paenibacillus sp. FSL R5-0766.
GGTTTTCATGGTCCAACATGCTCTTTAGTGAACTGATGATGGATTATTGCGGATTCCGCGTACAGAAATAGGATAGGAAAGCAAGAGATAACCTGCGAGTACATCATAACGTTCGGAGTTCATTGAATTCCGACAAGAGGAGAGCGAATCATGAGAAAAATATCATTGAAAATGCCGGTAGCAGCAGTTATGACATCCTTGCTCATTCTTACTACAGCCTGTTCAGGTGGAAGTTCAAGTACAGGCACAACCAGTGATGGCAAGAAGGAAGTAACCGTATCATTCCGTTCTTCAGGATCTGAAGATACACTTACGAAATTCTTCCAATCAGGCTTGGTGGATCAATTTGAGAAAGAAAATCCGGATATCAAAATCAACATTGCGCCTGTCTTGGCAAGTGAGGGTGATTATACGTCCAAAATGGTTCTGCAGATGAAATCCCCGGATACGGCACCTGATGTTATTGCCGAAGATACATCCATCATCAAATCCGATGCTGCTGCGGGATATTTGGAGCCGCTGGATACACAGGTTCAGGGATGGTCTGATTGGGCAGATCACATCATCGACAACCTGAAGGCAGGGGTTACCGGAGAAGACGGCAAAGTGTACGGCGTTCCGGCTACCTCGGATACACGCGGAATCTGGTACAACAAGGAACTGTTTCAACAGGCGGGACTTGAAGTTCCGTTCAAACCTGCAAGCTGGGCAGAAGTACTCGAAGCAGCACGTACCATCAAGCAAAAGCTGCCGGGTGTGACGCCGCTTAATATGATCGTGGGCAAAGCAAACGGTGAAGGTGTAACCATGCAAACGCTGGAAATGCTGCTCTATGGTACGGCGGATACGCTATATAACGACACCAGCAAGAAATGGGTTGTTAACAGCCCGGGGCTGCTGGATTCCTTCAAATTCATAGATCAAGTGTTTAACACGGATAAAACAGGTCCAACCATGCAGGTTGCCTTGAATGGACAAGCTGGCAGTATTGCATTCCAGCAACAGTTCCCGCAAGACAAATTGGCGATGGCTGTAGATGGTAGCTGGGCAGGTTCGACATGGGCCGAGAACGGTGCTGCTCCAATCGCCAACGTTGAAGAGAAAATAGGCTTTGCACCATTCCCAACACAAAATGGGGAAGAACCTGGAGCAACTACGATGTCTGGAGGATGGGCTTGGTCTGTTCCTGCACAAGCGAAGAACAAGGAAGCAGCTTGGAAATTTATCGAGTTTCTGATGAATAAGGAAAATGCGACTGCACGCGTAGTAGCGGAAGGCAGCCTCAGCCCACGTAATGATTCCACAGAA
Proteins encoded in this region:
- a CDS encoding extracellular solute-binding protein yields the protein MRKISLKMPVAAVMTSLLILTTACSGGSSSTGTTSDGKKEVTVSFRSSGSEDTLTKFFQSGLVDQFEKENPDIKINIAPVLASEGDYTSKMVLQMKSPDTAPDVIAEDTSIIKSDAAAGYLEPLDTQVQGWSDWADHIIDNLKAGVTGEDGKVYGVPATSDTRGIWYNKELFQQAGLEVPFKPASWAEVLEAARTIKQKLPGVTPLNMIVGKANGEGVTMQTLEMLLYGTADTLYNDTSKKWVVNSPGLLDSFKFIDQVFNTDKTGPTMQVALNGQAGSIAFQQQFPQDKLAMAVDGSWAGSTWAENGAAPIANVEEKIGFAPFPTQNGEEPGATTMSGGWAWSVPAQAKNKEAAWKFIEFLMNKENATARVVAEGSLSPRNDSTEVEGYTDRPYTKEAQELLNVAHFRPANDQYAAVSAQLQSIVESIASGKLTPEEGVTQLKDNVSRSLGADSIEEK